Proteins encoded in a region of the Macrobrachium nipponense isolate FS-2020 chromosome 39, ASM1510439v2, whole genome shotgun sequence genome:
- the LOC135210392 gene encoding KRAB-A domain-containing protein 2-like gives MEEQIASCAALWSTEYEKTVIAILKRRKTGQTLKREHYHILQTFQIASFGEIETVKKNGKYMATKESVTGIIQQAHINTGHGGEKKTYKEVCEQYGNIPRSIVSLYIVHCERCVEKRRRKETVAGVVVRPLSVRDLNERGQVDLVDMQTMKDGSYRFILHYMEYLTKFHVIRPLKSKTAAEVANELLFIFLDIGAPHILQSDNGREFTAEVIQELASLWPELILVNGRPRHPQSQGSIERGNGDMKLKLMAWIRDNNCAKWSYGVRFVQWAMNSSYHEAIKMTPYQALTGNKPRCDSQQQPAMEQENISTEVLHPAKQARKEAEYGLQKQAQRMLARITRSMRAVDVGDNVSVPVSQFDRSKGDPPNIVGVVLAVEDSGYVIGTKSGIINGSSSECTLLSSPSPSPSPSPSTTTTTTTTLTSTIILTPFPTHSRTPTPMQLSDSHSPIPITTP, from the exons ATGGAAGAACAAATAGCAAGTTGTGCTGCCTTGTGGTCTACTGAATATGAGAAGACTGTAATTGCCATTTTGAAGAGAAGGAAGACTGGACAGACGCTTAAAAGAGAACACTACCACATCTTGCAAACTTTTCAGATTGCCTCCTTTGGTGAAATAGAAACAgttaaaaagaatggaaaatatatgGCAACTAAAGAATCAGTCACAGGAATTATCCAACAAGCCCACATTAACACCGGCCATGGTGGCGAAAAGAAGACTTACAAGGAGGTGTGTGAACAATATGGAAATATTCCGAGATCAATTGTGTCATTATATATCGTGCATTGTGAGCGCTGTGTTGAAAAGCGTCGCAGAAAAGAAACGGTAGCAGGAGTTGTAGTCAGACCACTGTCCGTAAGAGATCTCAATGAAAGAGGACAAGTAGATCTGGTCGACATGCAGACTATGAAGGATGGAAGTTATCGCTTTATTCTGCACTATATGGAGTATCTAACGAAGTTTCATGTGATTCGTCCCCTGAAATCAAAGACAGCAGCTGAGGTTGCCAATGAACTTCTTTTCATCTTCTTAGATATAGGTGCACCACACATCCTTCAGTCTGACAATGGACGTGAATTTACAGCTGAAGTGATCCAAGAACTTGCCTCACTATGGCCTGAACTCATCTTAGTAAATGGGCGTCCTCGGCATCCCCAGAGTCAGGGATCTATTGAGAGAGGTAATGGGGATATGAAACTCAAGCTCATGGCATGGATAAGAGACAATAATTGTGCTAAATGGAGTTATGGTGTCCGTTTTGTTCAGTGGGCCATGAACAGTTCATATCATGAGGCAATCAAGATGACTCCCTATCAAGCGCTCACTGGCAACAAGCCAAGATGTG ACTCTCAGCAGCAACCTGCTATGGAACAAGAAAATATCTCAACCGAAGTACTGCATCCAGCAAAACAGGCAAGAAAGGAAGCTGAGTATGGTCTTCAAAAGCAAGCTCAACGAATGTTAGCACGCATCACTAGATCAATGCGAGCAGTTGATGTTGGAGACAATGTGTCTGTACCGGTGTCTCAATTTGACCGTAGTAAAGGAGACCCCCCTAACATAGTAGGTGTTGTATTAGCAGTTGAAGACAGTGGTTATGTGATTGGCACAAAAAGTGGAATTATCAATG GCAGCAGTAGCGAATGTACCCtgctttcctctccctctccctctccctctccctctccctctaccactaccactaccactaccactcTTACTTCCACCATCATTCTCACTCCCTTTCCCACTCACTCTCGTACTCCCACCCCCATGCAACTCTCCGACTCCCACTCCCCCATTCCCATTACCACTCCCTAA